A single Blastopirellula retiformator DNA region contains:
- a CDS encoding cupin-like domain-containing protein, translated as MSHGNLIDWNKDLHQMESEVITTTHRLVETGLFDDEHLVRILDTHPRDALNVNTMGIDETDHSDWKEGDASKLNGEQLLQATKEGRLWLNIRNMLTHHREYADLINSIYDELESKVAGFQALERSANLLVSSPTAIVYYHLDIPVNMLWHLRGKKRAYVYPPYDERFVTQATIEDVICGESYEELAFDPQFDESAFIAELQPGQMVTWPQNTPHRVSNVEGLNVSLTTEHKTPKAIRRIKLFRANRFFRHQCGYQNLSTATEGVGYNMKMAAFSVVKAYRKLFKKKEGNYAYPVTFELDPMNPTKVREMSAK; from the coding sequence ATGTCGCATGGCAACTTGATCGATTGGAACAAAGACCTGCACCAGATGGAGAGCGAGGTGATCACCACCACGCATCGCTTGGTCGAAACCGGTCTGTTTGACGACGAGCACCTGGTGCGCATTCTCGATACCCATCCTCGCGACGCGCTAAACGTCAACACGATGGGCATCGACGAGACCGATCACAGCGACTGGAAAGAAGGGGACGCGTCGAAACTAAACGGCGAGCAGCTGTTGCAAGCGACCAAAGAAGGTCGCCTCTGGCTGAACATTCGCAACATGCTGACCCATCACCGCGAATACGCCGATCTGATCAACTCGATCTACGACGAGCTGGAAAGCAAGGTCGCCGGTTTTCAGGCGCTCGAGCGTTCGGCCAACTTGCTGGTCTCGTCGCCGACCGCGATCGTCTACTACCACCTCGACATTCCGGTCAACATGCTGTGGCACCTCCGCGGCAAGAAGCGGGCCTACGTCTATCCGCCGTACGACGAACGTTTTGTTACCCAGGCGACGATCGAAGACGTCATCTGCGGCGAAAGCTACGAAGAACTCGCCTTCGATCCGCAATTTGACGAAAGCGCCTTCATCGCCGAGCTGCAGCCGGGGCAGATGGTCACCTGGCCGCAGAACACGCCGCATCGCGTCAGCAACGTCGAAGGGCTGAACGTTTCGCTCACCACCGAACACAAGACGCCCAAAGCGATCCGCCGGATCAAACTGTTCCGCGCGAACCGCTTCTTCCGCCATCAGTGCGGCTATCAGAATCTGTCGACCGCCACCGAAGGGGTTGGCTACAACATGAAGATGGCGGCGTTTTCGGTTGTGAAAGCGTATCGCAAGCTGTTCAAGAAGAAAGAGGGCAACTACGCCTACCCCGTCACCTTTGAACTCGACCCGATGAACCCGACGAAGGTTCGCGAGATGTCGGCCAAGTAG
- a CDS encoding cation:proton antiporter, translated as MSLSESCYLPPLSPEYYPLYLAGVLGLGIAAQWLAWRLHLPSILLLLAFGFAAQLAGDPDDIIGKDLLFPIVSLSVAVILFEGGMSLKFSELREAGGVVLRLVTVGAAICWGLAGLAAYFIMGFPIELAALIGAILVVTGPTVIAPLLNYIRPARKVGSIAKWEGIVIDPIGAVLAVLVYEAVVATGLNEAFAVALLAILKTLVVGLVLGAFSAATLILLLRRFLIPDFLHNASILAAILVVFAVSNAIQPESGLLTVTVLGILLANQKRITVRHIFEFKENLRVLLISCLFVVLAARTSPAEIAKVGWQGLLFLLLLIVIVRPASVLLSTIGSGLNWRQKTFLCFMAPRGIVAAAVSSVFAFEIVEEYVHRGADPTTIAQAELLAPLALLVIVGTVTFYGLTAAPIARMLGLASPNPQGLLIAGADRWVRELGKVIHDAGFQVLLVDTNYRNISAAKMAGLPAHCASILSDYVTEEINIGGIGRLLALTANDEVNALACQEFIHLFGRKEVYQLAAWDSGSGRRASVSDHLRGRVLFSEGVDFYVVARRFAAGAQIKKTSLTAEFTYADFLKRYGDSALVMFIIDEGKKLEVRTAESTATPKPGQSLISLVDPVKPAPEETQSEDVAPEDETETESQSPSSS; from the coding sequence GTGTCTTTGAGCGAAAGCTGTTACTTGCCGCCGTTATCGCCAGAATACTATCCGCTCTACCTCGCCGGAGTGTTGGGACTAGGCATCGCCGCTCAGTGGCTCGCCTGGCGCTTGCACTTGCCGTCGATTTTGCTGTTGTTGGCGTTTGGATTTGCCGCCCAGTTGGCCGGCGACCCCGACGACATCATCGGCAAGGATCTCCTCTTCCCGATCGTATCGCTGTCGGTGGCGGTGATTCTGTTCGAGGGGGGGATGAGTCTGAAGTTCTCGGAACTTCGGGAAGCGGGCGGAGTCGTCCTGCGGCTGGTGACCGTTGGCGCCGCGATCTGCTGGGGGCTGGCCGGTTTGGCCGCCTACTTCATCATGGGCTTTCCGATCGAGCTGGCGGCCCTGATCGGTGCGATCCTGGTCGTCACCGGTCCGACGGTGATTGCGCCCTTGCTTAACTATATACGGCCTGCCCGCAAGGTGGGCTCGATCGCCAAGTGGGAAGGGATCGTCATCGACCCGATTGGCGCCGTGCTGGCGGTTCTGGTGTACGAAGCGGTCGTCGCGACCGGGCTGAACGAAGCGTTCGCCGTCGCCCTGTTGGCGATTCTTAAGACCCTGGTGGTCGGCTTGGTCCTGGGGGCGTTTTCGGCGGCGACTCTGATTCTGCTGCTGCGCCGCTTTTTGATTCCTGACTTTCTCCACAACGCATCGATCCTGGCGGCGATTCTGGTCGTCTTCGCGGTCTCCAACGCCATTCAGCCTGAGTCGGGCCTGCTGACCGTTACCGTGCTCGGCATCTTACTCGCCAATCAAAAGCGGATCACGGTGCGGCATATCTTTGAGTTCAAAGAGAACCTGCGGGTGCTGCTGATCTCTTGCTTGTTTGTGGTGCTGGCCGCGCGGACGTCGCCGGCCGAGATCGCCAAGGTGGGCTGGCAAGGTCTGCTGTTTCTGCTGCTCTTGATCGTGATCGTCCGTCCGGCGTCGGTCTTATTATCGACGATTGGCAGCGGGCTCAACTGGCGGCAGAAGACGTTTCTTTGCTTTATGGCCCCGCGCGGGATCGTCGCCGCGGCGGTTTCGTCGGTGTTCGCGTTTGAAATTGTCGAAGAGTACGTCCACCGGGGCGCCGATCCAACCACGATCGCCCAGGCCGAACTGCTGGCCCCGCTCGCGCTGTTGGTGATCGTCGGCACGGTGACGTTCTACGGATTAACGGCCGCGCCGATCGCGCGGATGCTGGGGCTGGCGTCCCCCAATCCCCAAGGGTTGTTGATCGCCGGGGCCGATCGCTGGGTCCGCGAACTGGGCAAAGTGATCCACGACGCCGGCTTCCAGGTGTTGTTGGTCGATACCAACTACCGCAATATCTCGGCGGCCAAGATGGCCGGCTTGCCGGCTCACTGCGCGAGCATCCTGTCGGACTATGTCACCGAAGAGATCAACATCGGCGGTATTGGGCGGCTGCTCGCCTTGACGGCGAATGATGAAGTCAACGCCCTGGCCTGCCAAGAGTTCATCCACCTGTTTGGCCGCAAAGAGGTCTATCAGTTGGCGGCCTGGGATTCTGGTTCGGGGCGGCGAGCTTCGGTCTCGGATCATCTCCGCGGGCGGGTTCTCTTCTCGGAAGGAGTCGACTTCTATGTTGTCGCCCGACGGTTCGCCGCGGGGGCGCAAATCAAAAAGACGTCGCTGACCGCCGAGTTCACCTACGCCGACTTTTTGAAGCGGTATGGCGACTCGGCG
- the mdoH gene encoding glucans biosynthesis glucosyltransferase MdoH, translating into MKSSKQNNSIAGMSQSIAQKYPKTLIVSTALTVSALMTWLFLDISAADGGLGPIDVAAGAFFALLTGWLGYGIGMSIVGHLLPAPETSEIEPVTPEEIGSLPSTAILVPVYNESPRRVAAGVRAMREELAKIGGGETFEFFLLSDTTDPDIAAEEEAVWLEMSYDNAKPQIFYRRRPKNIARKAGNISEFCERWGGRYRYLIVLDADSLMSAETMVEMVRRMEKDERVALIQVPPRPINGASLLARAQQFAAATYGRGFLRGYRHWCGDAANYWGHNAIIRTRAFVQHCGLPVLPGERPLGGEILSHDFVEAALLRRADWKVHIADDLGGSYEETPGSVLDYLQRDQRWCQGNLQHLNFLVRCPLPLTNRWHLMCGAFAYLASPLWLGFVVLQLALLLSVSGTSATSLGISASMASLLLLASTLVLLMTPKVLAVTDFIRSTPIEKRRPASAIWIDAAIETVASTLFAPLLMWFHTQFVFATLRGRRVEWNAQNRGDVNLTWEDAWAVGWKLAVMGAISAVLIYLANPTALIWFSPLLASWLGVAPLILMLSSPQFGRWLKSRGRLIIEEETEPTAAMRRQQQYFDLPVPSEEATLERLVRDPHAMAAHIAITQLTVDPSCELPLSEQTLEEMTMDQRRELLVDADKLRQAHASYWSERLLADIEARAR; encoded by the coding sequence GTGAAATCGTCAAAACAAAACAACTCGATCGCCGGTATGTCGCAGTCGATTGCGCAGAAGTATCCCAAGACGCTGATCGTCTCGACGGCGCTCACCGTGAGCGCGTTGATGACGTGGCTGTTCCTCGACATCTCTGCCGCCGATGGCGGACTGGGGCCAATTGACGTCGCCGCCGGAGCCTTCTTCGCGCTGCTGACCGGTTGGCTTGGATACGGCATCGGCATGTCGATCGTCGGCCATCTGTTGCCGGCGCCCGAGACGAGCGAGATCGAGCCGGTCACGCCGGAAGAAATCGGGTCGCTCCCTTCGACCGCGATTCTGGTTCCCGTTTACAACGAGTCCCCCCGGCGCGTCGCCGCCGGCGTGCGAGCGATGCGGGAAGAGCTGGCCAAAATTGGCGGCGGAGAGACTTTCGAGTTCTTCCTGCTGAGCGATACGACCGATCCGGACATCGCCGCCGAAGAAGAAGCGGTCTGGCTCGAGATGTCGTACGACAACGCCAAGCCGCAAATTTTCTATCGCCGTCGTCCCAAAAACATCGCCCGCAAGGCGGGCAACATCTCCGAATTTTGCGAACGTTGGGGTGGCCGCTATCGTTACCTGATCGTCTTGGACGCCGACAGCCTAATGTCGGCCGAGACCATGGTCGAAATGGTCCGCCGAATGGAAAAGGACGAGCGGGTCGCGCTCATCCAAGTTCCGCCGCGACCGATCAATGGCGCCTCGCTGTTGGCTCGCGCTCAGCAGTTTGCCGCCGCCACCTATGGCCGCGGGTTCCTGCGAGGCTATCGCCACTGGTGTGGCGACGCCGCCAACTATTGGGGACATAACGCGATCATCCGCACCCGCGCTTTCGTGCAACATTGCGGGCTGCCAGTGCTGCCAGGCGAACGCCCCTTAGGCGGCGAAATCTTGAGCCATGACTTTGTCGAAGCCGCCCTGCTCCGCCGCGCCGATTGGAAGGTGCATATTGCGGACGATCTGGGAGGGAGCTACGAAGAGACGCCTGGCTCGGTCCTCGACTACCTCCAGCGCGATCAACGCTGGTGTCAAGGAAACCTGCAGCACTTGAACTTCCTGGTCCGCTGCCCCTTGCCGCTGACCAATCGCTGGCACCTGATGTGTGGCGCCTTCGCCTACCTGGCGAGCCCGCTGTGGCTCGGCTTCGTGGTGCTGCAGCTCGCGCTGCTGCTCAGCGTCTCGGGCACCAGCGCCACTTCGCTCGGCATTAGCGCTTCGATGGCTTCGCTGCTGCTGCTCGCCAGTACGCTGGTCTTGTTGATGACCCCGAAGGTGCTGGCCGTTACCGATTTCATTCGCTCGACCCCGATCGAAAAACGCCGTCCGGCGAGTGCGATTTGGATTGATGCGGCGATCGAGACGGTCGCTTCGACGTTGTTCGCACCGCTGCTGATGTGGTTTCATACGCAGTTCGTCTTCGCCACGTTGCGGGGACGCCGCGTCGAGTGGAACGCGCAGAACCGTGGCGACGTGAACCTGACGTGGGAAGACGCTTGGGCCGTTGGCTGGAAGTTGGCGGTGATGGGAGCGATCTCGGCCGTCTTGATCTATCTGGCGAATCCGACGGCGCTGATCTGGTTCTCGCCGCTGCTGGCCAGTTGGCTCGGCGTCGCTCCGCTGATCTTGATGCTTAGCTCACCGCAGTTTGGCCGCTGGTTAAAGAGCCGCGGTCGTCTGATCATCGAAGAAGAGACCGAACCGACCGCTGCGATGCGTCGCCAGCAGCAGTACTTTGATCTGCCGGTCCCCAGCGAAGAAGCGACGCTCGAACGCTTGGTCCGCGATCCCCATGCGATGGCGGCTCATATCGCCATCACGCAGCTGACGGTCGATCCGAGTTGCGAACTGCCGCTCAGCGAACAGACGCTCGAAGAGATGACGATGGACCAACGTCGCGAGCTGTTGGTGGACGCCGATAAGTTGCGACAGGCGCACGCCAGCTATTGGTCGGAACGCCTGTTGGCCGACATCGAAGCCCGGGCACGCTAG
- a CDS encoding 3-keto-disaccharide hydrolase yields MPNPRVLLALLFALIVAPLTAANAEQAPNTLTEAEIADGWILLFDGETTFGWRREGNTDWTIDQGVIRATKGDVGLLRTTTQFANYQLHVEFRAPEETNSGVFLRTAPKPESPTYDCYELNIAPESNSFPTGSLVGRMKVTPECTPDQWHAFDVTVNQGTIVVQLDGAEVLKYEDPQYLGMGFIGLQHNSGEVEFRNVKLKPLGMESIFNGKDFTGWKTYPEMDSKFTVTEAGEIHAENGPGQLESEKPYGDFVFRIDAITHAKNLNSGVFFRCIPGEKMNGYECQIHNGYEAEDRTLPIDHGTGAIFRRVKARRVVSDDQKWFTKTLIAQGPHISVWVDGYQVTDWTDHRKKDDNPRRGLRTAPGTIMLQGHDPTTDLSFKNLQITELPQRWPVARNSKPADQEEASN; encoded by the coding sequence ATGCCAAATCCGCGAGTTCTGCTGGCGCTGCTGTTTGCGCTGATCGTCGCTCCCCTGACCGCGGCTAACGCCGAGCAAGCCCCCAATACGCTTACTGAGGCCGAAATTGCCGACGGCTGGATCTTGCTGTTCGACGGCGAGACTACATTTGGCTGGAGACGGGAGGGAAATACCGATTGGACAATCGACCAAGGGGTGATCCGGGCGACCAAAGGGGATGTCGGCCTCCTCCGCACGACCACGCAATTCGCTAATTATCAGCTGCACGTCGAGTTTCGGGCGCCCGAGGAGACCAACAGCGGCGTCTTCCTGCGAACCGCCCCCAAGCCGGAAAGCCCGACCTACGACTGCTACGAACTGAATATCGCCCCCGAGAGCAACTCCTTTCCGACCGGCAGCCTGGTCGGGCGGATGAAGGTGACGCCCGAGTGCACGCCCGACCAGTGGCACGCCTTTGACGTGACCGTCAACCAAGGAACGATCGTCGTTCAGCTGGATGGCGCCGAAGTGCTGAAATACGAAGATCCGCAATATCTGGGGATGGGCTTCATCGGGCTGCAGCACAACTCGGGCGAGGTCGAGTTTCGCAATGTGAAACTGAAGCCGCTGGGGATGGAATCGATTTTCAACGGCAAGGATTTCACCGGCTGGAAGACCTATCCCGAGATGGACAGCAAGTTCACCGTGACCGAAGCAGGGGAGATCCACGCCGAAAACGGCCCCGGTCAACTCGAGAGCGAAAAGCCCTACGGCGACTTCGTCTTCCGCATCGATGCGATCACGCACGCCAAGAACCTGAACAGCGGCGTCTTCTTCCGCTGCATCCCCGGCGAGAAAATGAACGGCTACGAATGCCAGATCCACAACGGCTACGAAGCCGAAGACCGCACGCTGCCGATCGATCACGGGACCGGGGCGATTTTCCGCCGCGTCAAAGCGCGCCGCGTCGTCAGCGATGACCAAAAGTGGTTCACCAAAACGCTGATCGCCCAAGGCCCGCATATCAGCGTGTGGGTCGACGGCTATCAAGTGACCGACTGGACCGACCACCGCAAAAAAGACGACAATCCCCGCCGCGGTCTGCGAACCGCCCCCGGCACGATCATGCTGCAAGGCCATGACCCGACGACCGACCTGTCGTTCAAGAACCTGCAGATCACCGAATTGCCGCAGCGCTGGCCCGTCGCCCGCAATTCGAAGCCGGCGGACCAGGAAGAAGCGTCGAACTAG